The following are encoded together in the Brassica napus cultivar Da-Ae chromosome A9, Da-Ae, whole genome shotgun sequence genome:
- the LOC106401740 gene encoding tetratricopeptide repeat domain-containing protein PYG7, chloroplastic-like isoform X1, translated as MISSNMLLHTLSSSSPPIHRLYLHHSQILPSSSSVSLKFHPKTISLQIHGRTLAIRSAELAARGLPSLKKLPSKGSTFLLGQSLLMVSAYPNMASASESVKHEPVYEVGELFELGIQLSYLLLLLGLLGVGTFYVIRQVLVRRELDLSAKELQEQVRSGDASATELFELGAVMLRRKFYPAANKFLLQAIQKWDGDDQDLAQVYNALGVSYVREDKLDKGIAQFEMAVKIQPGYVTAWNNLGDAYEKKKELPLALKAFEEVLLFDPNNKVARPRRDALKDRVKLYKGVVAVKSKKR; from the exons ATGATCTCATCGAACATGCTTCTCCATACGCTATCGTCATCGTCTCCACCCATTCACCGCCTCTACCTCCACCATTCTCAGATTCTcccttcctcttcctctgtGTCTCTCAAGTTCCATCCCAAAACGATTTCTTTACAG ATACATGGAAGGACTTTAGCTATACGATCTGCAGAACTTGCTGCTAGAGGGCTACCTTCTTTGAAGAAGCTGCCAAGCAAAGGATCTACCTTTCTGCTGGGACAGAGCTTGTTGATGGTCTCTGCTTATCCAAACATGGCATCAGCGTCAGAGAGCGTGAAGCATGAACCGGTTTACGAAGTTGGAGAGTTGTTTGAATTAGGTATTCAGCTTTCTTACTTGCTGTTGCTACTGGGTTTGCTCGGAGTTGGTACTTTCTATGTGATTCGTCAAGTACTTGTCCGCAGAGAGCTTGACCTCTCTGCCAAAGAGCTACAG GAGCAAGTTAGGAGCGGGGATGCAAGTGCAACAGAGCTCTTTGAGCTGGGTGCAGTGATGCTGAGACGCAAATTTTATCCTGCAGCCAACAAGTTCTTGCTTCAAGCTATCCAGAAATGGGACGGTGACGATCAAGATCTTGCTCAG GTCTATAACGCTCTTGGAGTGAGTTATGTCCGAGAGGACAAACTGGACAAAGGAATCGCTCAGTTTGAAATGGCGGTGAAAATTCAGCCTGGTTATGTAACGGCTTGGAACAACCTTGGAGATGCttatgagaagaagaaggagctgcCTTTGGCGTTGAAAGCGTTTGAAGAGGTTTTGTTGTTTGATCCTAACAATAAGGTGGCTCGGCCTCGCCGAGATGCGTTGAAGGATCGTGTTAAACTCTATAAAGGCGTTGTGGCGGTCAAGTCCAAGAAACGGTGA
- the LOC106401740 gene encoding tetratricopeptide repeat domain-containing protein PYG7, chloroplastic-like isoform X2 — MVSAYPNMASASESVKHEPVYEVGELFELGIQLSYLLLLLGLLGVGTFYVIRQVLVRRELDLSAKELQEQVRSGDASATELFELGAVMLRRKFYPAANKFLLQAIQKWDGDDQDLAQVYNALGVSYVREDKLDKGIAQFEMAVKIQPGYVTAWNNLGDAYEKKKELPLALKAFEEVLLFDPNNKVARPRRDALKDRVKLYKGVVAVKSKKR, encoded by the exons ATGGTCTCTGCTTATCCAAACATGGCATCAGCGTCAGAGAGCGTGAAGCATGAACCGGTTTACGAAGTTGGAGAGTTGTTTGAATTAGGTATTCAGCTTTCTTACTTGCTGTTGCTACTGGGTTTGCTCGGAGTTGGTACTTTCTATGTGATTCGTCAAGTACTTGTCCGCAGAGAGCTTGACCTCTCTGCCAAAGAGCTACAG GAGCAAGTTAGGAGCGGGGATGCAAGTGCAACAGAGCTCTTTGAGCTGGGTGCAGTGATGCTGAGACGCAAATTTTATCCTGCAGCCAACAAGTTCTTGCTTCAAGCTATCCAGAAATGGGACGGTGACGATCAAGATCTTGCTCAG GTCTATAACGCTCTTGGAGTGAGTTATGTCCGAGAGGACAAACTGGACAAAGGAATCGCTCAGTTTGAAATGGCGGTGAAAATTCAGCCTGGTTATGTAACGGCTTGGAACAACCTTGGAGATGCttatgagaagaagaaggagctgcCTTTGGCGTTGAAAGCGTTTGAAGAGGTTTTGTTGTTTGATCCTAACAATAAGGTGGCTCGGCCTCGCCGAGATGCGTTGAAGGATCGTGTTAAACTCTATAAAGGCGTTGTGGCGGTCAAGTCCAAGAAACGGTGA
- the LOC106401742 gene encoding gibberellin-regulated protein 9 — MEKMKVVAFVMLISLLLLSQVLADLSSSSNAETSSASQIQTNEENQVEAFKRTYHHRPPFNCGYACARRCRETSRKKVCYRACGSCCAKCQCVPPGTSGNTASCPCYANLRTHGNKLKCP; from the exons atggagaagatgaaaGTGGTGGCCTTTGTTATGCTCATCTCTCTTCTTCTGCTTTCTCAg GTACTTGCAGATCTATCTTCGTCCAGCAACGCTGAAACTTCCTCTGCTTCTcag ATTCAGACGAACGAGGAGAACCAAGTGGAGGCGTTTAAGAGAACATACCATCATCGTCCACCATTCA ATTGTGGGTATGCGTGCGCGAGGAGATGCAGAGAGACGTCGAGGAAGAAAGTGTGTTACAGAGCTTGTGGAAGTTGCTGTGCCAAGTGCCAGTGCGTGCCGCCCGGAACCTCAGGCAACACAGCATCATGTCCTTGCTACGCTAATCTCCGTACTCACGGCAATAAGCTCAAGTGTCCTTGA